A single genomic interval of Streptomyces sp. NBC_00663 harbors:
- a CDS encoding diacylglycerol/lipid kinase family protein encodes MRALLVVNPAATTTSARTRDVLIHALASEMKLEAVTTEYRGHARDLGRQAAESEDIDLVVALGGDGTVNEVVNGLLHAGPDPEHLPGLAVVPGGSTNVFARALGLPNDAVEATGALLDALREGSERTVGLGLTSGTPGTEDEAVPGRWFTFNAGLGFDAGVVGRVEQQRERGRKSTHALYVRQALRQFFGEAHRRHGTITLERPDAEPVTDLVLSIVSNTSPWTFLGNHPMYASPKASFDKGLDVLGLSRMTTTAVARYGTQLLTSSPERGPHGKHAVSLHDLDQFTLHSKVPLPLQMDGDHLGLRTSVTFTGVRHALRVIV; translated from the coding sequence ATGCGTGCACTTCTCGTGGTCAATCCGGCGGCAACCACCACAAGCGCACGTACGCGCGATGTCCTGATCCATGCGCTCGCGAGCGAGATGAAACTCGAGGCGGTCACCACCGAGTACCGCGGCCATGCGCGCGACCTCGGCCGGCAGGCGGCGGAGAGCGAGGACATCGACCTGGTCGTGGCCCTGGGCGGCGACGGCACGGTCAACGAGGTGGTCAACGGTCTGCTGCACGCCGGCCCGGACCCCGAGCACCTGCCCGGTCTCGCCGTGGTCCCCGGCGGTTCCACCAATGTCTTCGCCCGCGCCCTGGGCCTGCCCAACGACGCGGTGGAGGCGACCGGCGCCCTGCTCGACGCCCTGCGCGAGGGCAGCGAGCGCACGGTCGGCCTGGGGCTGACCTCCGGCACGCCCGGCACCGAGGACGAGGCCGTCCCGGGCCGCTGGTTCACCTTCAACGCGGGACTGGGTTTCGACGCCGGTGTGGTCGGCCGGGTCGAGCAGCAGCGCGAGCGCGGCAGAAAGTCGACACACGCGCTCTACGTCCGCCAGGCCCTGCGCCAGTTCTTCGGCGAGGCCCACCGCCGGCACGGGACGATCACCCTGGAGCGTCCGGACGCGGAGCCGGTGACCGATCTGGTCCTCTCCATAGTCTCGAACACGTCTCCGTGGACCTTCCTGGGCAATCACCCGATGTACGCATCGCCTAAGGCGTCGTTCGATAAAGGCCTCGACGTACTCGGTCTCAGCCGTATGACGACGACCGCTGTCGCCCGGTATGGCACCCAGTTGCTCACTTCGTCCCCCGAGCGTGGACCCCATGGCAAGCATGCGGTGTCCCTGCACGACCTGGACCAGTTCACCTTGCATTCGAAGGTCCCTCTGCCCCTTCAGATGGACGGCGACCACCTCGGGCTGCGTACGAGCGTGACGTTCACAGGCGTACGCCATGCACTGCGTGTGATTGTGTGA
- a CDS encoding WhiB family transcriptional regulator has protein sequence MDWRHNAVCREEDPELFFPIGNTGPALLQIEEAKAVCRRCPVMDQCLQWALESGQDSGVWGGLSEDERRAMKRRAARNRARQASA, from the coding sequence ATGGACTGGCGTCACAACGCCGTTTGCCGCGAGGAAGACCCCGAGCTCTTCTTCCCCATCGGCAACACCGGTCCTGCGCTGCTGCAGATCGAGGAAGCCAAGGCCGTCTGCCGGCGCTGCCCCGTTATGGATCAGTGTTTGCAGTGGGCGCTCGAGTCCGGTCAGGACTCCGGCGTCTGGGGTGGTCTCAGCGAGGACGAGCGTCGTGCGATGAAGCGCCGCGCCGCCCGCAACCGGGCCCGTCAGGCTTCTGCCTGA
- a CDS encoding sensor histidine kinase, with protein sequence MNELVRQHTALDDSDLEWLHLLVSEWQLLSDLSFADLVLWVPTRDGARYVSVAQMRPNTGPTSYQDDMVGHLVPRGRRPLLDAALDEGRIVREGDPEWREEVPVRIESIPVRREGRVLGVIARNTNLLTVRTPSRLELTYLQSASDLAQMIAAGSFPFANQQMDMDAAPRVGDGLIRLDADGVVQYASPNALSAYHRLGLASDLVGHHLGMTTAELAPTRGPVDEALAKVASGWAPREFEIESGDGVIQFRAIPLKPKGTRIGSLVLLRDVTELRRRERELITKDATIREIHHRVKNNLQTVAALLRLQARRIDSDRGREALEEAVRRVGSIAIVHETLSQNLDERVEFDEIADRVLAMVAEISPGKVTGRRTGRFGILDAEVATPLSMVLTEILQNALEHGFREGETGTVEVSAVRGGTTKEARLLVTVQDDGIGLPEGFDPHTDGNLGLQIVRTLVEGELGGTFDMVPAPERGTRVILDVPVRANK encoded by the coding sequence ATGAACGAACTGGTCCGCCAGCACACCGCCCTCGACGACTCCGACCTCGAGTGGCTCCATCTGCTGGTCTCGGAGTGGCAGCTGCTCTCCGACCTCTCCTTCGCCGACCTCGTCCTGTGGGTCCCCACCCGGGACGGCGCCCGCTATGTCTCGGTGGCCCAGATGCGGCCCAACACCGGCCCCACCTCCTACCAGGACGACATGGTCGGCCACCTCGTCCCGCGCGGCCGACGCCCTCTTCTCGACGCCGCCCTCGACGAGGGCCGGATCGTGCGCGAGGGCGACCCCGAGTGGCGCGAGGAGGTCCCGGTCCGGATCGAGTCGATTCCCGTACGACGAGAGGGCCGCGTCCTCGGCGTCATCGCGCGCAACACCAACCTGCTCACCGTGCGCACCCCGAGCCGCCTCGAACTGACCTACCTCCAGAGCGCGTCGGACCTCGCGCAGATGATCGCGGCCGGTTCCTTCCCGTTCGCGAACCAGCAGATGGACATGGACGCCGCCCCACGCGTCGGCGACGGCCTGATCCGCCTCGACGCCGACGGTGTCGTCCAGTACGCCTCCCCGAACGCGCTGTCCGCCTACCACCGTCTCGGCCTCGCCTCCGACCTGGTCGGCCACCACCTCGGCATGACCACCGCCGAACTCGCCCCGACCCGCGGCCCGGTGGACGAGGCGCTCGCCAAGGTCGCCAGCGGCTGGGCCCCGCGCGAGTTCGAGATCGAGTCGGGTGACGGGGTCATCCAGTTCAGGGCCATTCCGCTCAAGCCCAAGGGCACCCGCATCGGTTCGCTGGTCCTGCTCCGCGATGTCACCGAACTGCGGCGCCGCGAGCGCGAGTTGATCACCAAGGACGCCACCATCCGGGAGATCCACCACCGGGTGAAGAACAACCTCCAGACGGTCGCCGCCCTGCTCCGCCTCCAGGCCCGCCGGATCGACTCCGACCGTGGCCGCGAGGCCCTCGAAGAGGCGGTCCGCCGGGTCGGTTCGATCGCGATCGTGCATGAGACGCTGTCCCAGAACCTGGACGAGCGTGTGGAGTTCGACGAGATCGCCGACCGGGTCCTCGCGATGGTCGCGGAGATCTCGCCCGGCAAGGTGACCGGTCGGCGCACCGGACGCTTCGGCATCCTCGACGCCGAGGTCGCCACCCCGCTGTCGATGGTCCTGACCGAGATCCTCCAGAACGCCCTGGAACACGGCTTCCGTGAAGGCGAGACCGGCACGGTCGAGGTCTCGGCGGTCCGTGGTGGGACGACGAAGGAGGCCCGCCTCCTCGTCACGGTCCAGGACGACGGGATCGGCCTGCCCGAGGGCTTCGACCCGCACACCGACGGCAACCTCGGTCTTCAGATCGTACGGACGCTGGTGGAGGGGGAGTTGGGCGGCACGTTCGACATGGTCCCGGCACCGGAGCGCGGCACCCGGGTCATCCTCGACGTCCCGGTGCGCGCCAACAAGTAG
- a CDS encoding TetR/AcrR family transcriptional regulator, with amino-acid sequence MERIEETNPQVKQAKPRGRPRSFDRATALEKAILAFWEHGYEATSVSDLTRVMGIGAPSLYAAFGDKRALFEEVVLEYGKRYGSFGDRALAEEPTARAAVERMLREAAVEYTAPGHPHGCLVIHAATNCTSAEVEESLRDRRNANIAAFESRIRADIATGELPADTDAAALARHAGAMIQGMSQQARDGASREELEALAEIAMAIWPRT; translated from the coding sequence ATGGAGCGCATCGAGGAGACGAACCCGCAGGTCAAGCAGGCCAAACCGCGTGGCCGCCCTCGCTCCTTCGACCGCGCCACCGCCCTGGAGAAGGCGATCCTCGCCTTCTGGGAGCACGGCTACGAGGCCACCTCCGTCTCCGACCTCACCCGCGTCATGGGCATCGGCGCCCCGAGTCTGTACGCCGCGTTCGGTGACAAGCGGGCCCTGTTCGAGGAGGTCGTCCTCGAGTACGGCAAGCGCTACGGCTCCTTCGGTGACCGCGCCCTCGCCGAGGAGCCCACCGCCCGGGCCGCCGTCGAGCGGATGCTGCGGGAGGCGGCCGTCGAGTACACCGCCCCCGGACACCCGCACGGCTGCCTCGTCATCCACGCGGCCACCAACTGCACCAGCGCCGAGGTCGAGGAATCCCTGCGCGACCGGCGCAACGCGAACATCGCCGCCTTCGAGAGCCGTATCCGAGCGGACATCGCCACGGGGGAGCTGCCGGCGGACACCGACGCCGCGGCCCTCGCCCGGCACGCGGGAGCGATGATCCAGGGCATGTCGCAACAGGCGCGGGACGGGGCGAGCCGGGAGGAACTGGAAGCGCTCGCGGAAATTGCCATGGCCATCTGGCCCCGCACATGA
- a CDS encoding SDR family oxidoreductase produces MGVLAGRTALVTGASRGIGRGIAERLGRDGARVAVHYGTNEAAAKETVAAIEEAGGSAFAIGVELGRPGDAEALWEEFDRHADGVDILVNNAGIGVSRPIEEIDEAEYDRVFAVNVKAPFFLVRHGMARLRDGGRVINISSGLARTAAMPHNMAYAMTKGALDVFSRDLSKVLGPRNITVNSVAPGIIATDNTHELLHASEEAWAHAAAYSALGRVGEPADVADVVAFLASEGGRWITGSWVDATGGSLT; encoded by the coding sequence ATGGGCGTACTTGCGGGCAGGACGGCTCTCGTCACGGGGGCGAGCAGGGGTATCGGGCGAGGCATCGCCGAGCGGCTGGGGCGCGACGGGGCGCGGGTCGCCGTGCACTACGGCACGAACGAGGCGGCGGCGAAGGAGACGGTCGCCGCGATCGAGGAGGCGGGCGGATCGGCCTTCGCGATCGGAGTGGAGCTGGGGCGGCCGGGTGACGCCGAGGCGCTGTGGGAGGAGTTCGACCGGCACGCGGACGGGGTGGACATCCTGGTGAACAACGCGGGGATAGGGGTGTCCCGCCCGATCGAGGAGATAGACGAGGCGGAGTACGACCGTGTCTTCGCCGTCAATGTGAAGGCACCGTTCTTCCTCGTCCGCCACGGCATGGCCCGCCTCCGGGACGGCGGCCGCGTCATCAACATCTCCTCGGGCCTCGCCCGCACCGCCGCCATGCCGCACAACATGGCCTACGCGATGACGAAGGGCGCGCTGGACGTCTTCTCCCGGGACCTGTCCAAGGTGCTGGGCCCCCGGAACATCACGGTGAACTCGGTGGCCCCGGGCATCATCGCGACCGACAACACGCATGAGCTGCTGCACGCGAGCGAGGAGGCGTGGGCGCACGCGGCGGCCTACTCGGCGCTGGGCCGGGTGGGCGAGCCGGCCGACGTGGCGGATGTGGTGGCGTTCCTGGCGTCGGAAGGGGGACGGTGGATCACGGGAAGCTGGGTGGATGCGACGGGAGGCTCACTGACATAG
- the nagB gene encoding glucosamine-6-phosphate deaminase, producing the protein MEVVIVPDAKAGGELIAEAMAQLLRRKPDALLGVATGSTPLPIYQALTAKVRSGAVEASRARIAQLDEYVGLPAEHPESYRSVLRREVLEPLGIGMDAFMGPDGTADDILGACAAYDAALAAAGGVDLQLLGIGTDGHIGFNEPCSSLASRTRIKTLTEQTRVDNARFFDGDIEQVPHHVITQGIGTILEARHLVLLATGEGKADAVAATVEGPVAAVCPASALQLHPHATVVVDEAAASKLKLADYFRHTYVNKPDWQGI; encoded by the coding sequence GTGGAAGTTGTCATCGTTCCGGACGCCAAGGCGGGTGGCGAGCTCATCGCCGAGGCCATGGCGCAGCTCCTGCGGCGCAAGCCCGACGCCCTGCTCGGGGTGGCCACCGGCTCGACGCCGCTGCCCATCTACCAGGCGCTGACGGCCAAGGTGCGGTCCGGTGCCGTGGAGGCCTCGCGGGCGCGGATCGCCCAGCTCGACGAGTATGTGGGGCTGCCGGCGGAGCATCCGGAGTCGTACCGTTCGGTGCTGCGCCGTGAGGTGCTGGAGCCGCTCGGGATCGGGATGGACGCCTTCATGGGGCCGGACGGGACCGCGGACGACATCCTGGGGGCCTGTGCGGCGTACGACGCGGCGCTGGCCGCGGCCGGGGGCGTGGATCTGCAATTGCTCGGGATCGGGACCGACGGGCACATCGGGTTCAACGAGCCGTGCTCCTCGCTGGCCTCCCGGACCCGGATCAAGACGCTGACCGAGCAGACGCGGGTCGACAACGCGCGGTTCTTCGACGGGGACATCGAGCAGGTCCCGCATCACGTGATCACCCAGGGCATCGGGACGATCCTGGAGGCCCGGCACCTGGTGCTGCTGGCCACCGGTGAGGGCAAGGCGGACGCGGTGGCGGCGACGGTGGAGGGACCGGTGGCGGCGGTGTGCCCGGCGTCGGCGTTGCAGCTGCATCCGCATGCCACCGTCGTCGTCGACGAGGCCGCCGCGTCCAAGCTGAAGCTGGCGGACTACTTCCGGCACACGTACGTCAACAAGCCGGACTGGCAGGGGATTTAA
- a CDS encoding glycoside hydrolase family 3 protein — protein sequence MTTFAKGTDTLTRDALTVLQPGFTGTTAPDWLLRRLGEGLASVGLFGRNIASPDQLSALTAQLRTERDDVLVAIDEEGGDVTRLEVRTGSSFPGNHALGAVDDVDLTREVAFELGRRLAACGVNLNWAPSADVNSNPENPVIGVRSFGASADLVARHTAAYVTGLQSAGVAACTKHFPGHGDTATDSHHALPRIDADASVLPERELAPFRAAIAAGSRAVMSAHILVPALDPDHPATLSRKVLTDLLRGDLGYEGLIVTDGMEMQAISATYGIERGSVLAIAAGADAICVGGGLADDETVRRLRDALVAAVRSGDLPEERLADAAERVRSLARWTAAASAADASAAGDPDVGLRAARRALTLTGAADFTPLTEAPFVAAFTPVANFAVGDETPWGVAAELTRLLPGTDTGSFVGDGAGMAALAAAGRRRIVAVVRDEHRHPWMTSALDSVLRTRPDTIVVEMGVPQAPPRGALHIATHGAARVCGRAAAEVVAGE from the coding sequence ATGACGACTTTCGCCAAGGGCACCGACACCCTCACGCGCGACGCGCTCACGGTCCTCCAGCCCGGTTTCACCGGCACCACCGCCCCCGACTGGCTGCTGCGCCGCCTGGGCGAGGGCCTGGCCTCGGTGGGCCTGTTCGGCCGCAACATCGCCTCGCCCGACCAACTCTCCGCCCTCACCGCCCAGTTGCGCACCGAACGCGACGACGTCCTGGTCGCCATCGACGAGGAGGGCGGCGACGTCACCCGCCTGGAGGTGCGGACGGGCTCCAGCTTCCCCGGCAACCACGCCCTGGGCGCGGTGGACGACGTGGACCTCACCCGTGAGGTCGCCTTCGAACTCGGCCGCCGCCTCGCCGCCTGCGGGGTGAACCTCAACTGGGCCCCGTCGGCCGACGTCAACTCCAACCCGGAGAACCCGGTGATCGGCGTCCGCTCCTTCGGCGCCTCCGCCGACCTGGTCGCCCGCCACACCGCCGCCTATGTCACCGGCCTCCAGTCGGCGGGAGTCGCGGCCTGCACCAAGCACTTCCCCGGCCACGGCGACACCGCGACCGACTCCCACCACGCGCTGCCCCGCATCGACGCGGACGCCTCGGTCCTGCCGGAGCGTGAACTGGCCCCGTTCCGCGCCGCGATCGCCGCCGGCAGCCGCGCGGTGATGAGCGCCCACATCCTGGTCCCGGCCCTGGACCCCGACCACCCGGCGACGCTGTCCCGCAAGGTCCTGACGGACCTGCTCCGCGGCGACCTCGGCTACGAGGGCCTGATCGTCACCGACGGCATGGAGATGCAGGCCATCTCCGCCACCTACGGCATCGAACGCGGCAGCGTCCTCGCCATCGCGGCCGGCGCGGACGCGATCTGCGTGGGCGGCGGCCTCGCCGACGACGAGACCGTACGGCGCCTGCGGGACGCCCTGGTCGCGGCCGTCCGCTCCGGTGACCTTCCCGAGGAGCGCCTCGCGGACGCCGCCGAACGCGTCCGCTCCCTCGCCCGCTGGACGGCGGCGGCCTCCGCGGCGGACGCCTCGGCCGCCGGCGACCCGGACGTCGGTCTGCGCGCGGCCCGCCGCGCCCTGACCCTCACCGGCGCCGCCGACTTCACCCCGCTCACCGAGGCGCCGTTCGTCGCCGCCTTCACCCCGGTCGCGAACTTCGCGGTCGGCGACGAGACCCCGTGGGGCGTGGCCGCGGAACTGACCCGCCTTCTCCCCGGCACCGACACCGGCAGCTTCGTGGGGGACGGCGCCGGCATGGCGGCCCTGGCCGCCGCGGGGCGCCGCCGTATCGTCGCCGTCGTCCGCGACGAACACCGCCATCCCTGGATGACCTCGGCCCTCGACTCGGTCCTGCGCACCCGCCCGGACACGATCGTGGTCGAGATGGGCGTCCCCCAGGCACCGCCGCGAGGCGCCCTGCACATCGCCACGCACGGCGCGGCCCGGGTCTGCGGGCGGGCGGCGGCGGAGGTCGTCGCGGGGGAGTAG
- a CDS encoding carbohydrate ABC transporter permease, whose product MKRSLFSRIWPNATAVILFIGFVFPVYWMFATAFKPTGDIISEDPVWFPTHITLEHFKTATGVDHFWTYVSNSLIVTVCAVALSLTVALLGSFALARMRFKGRRGFIIGFMLAQMAPWEVMIIAMYMIVRDASMLNSLVPLTVFYMMMILPFTILTLRGFVAAVPKELEEAAMVDGCTRSQAFRKVILPLLAPGLMSTSLFGFITAWNEFPLVLILNKEAEAQTLPLWLSSFQTAFGNDWGATMAASSLFAVPILILFVFLQRRAVNGLTAGAVKG is encoded by the coding sequence GTGAAGCGCTCGCTGTTCAGCCGCATCTGGCCCAACGCGACGGCCGTCATCCTGTTCATCGGCTTCGTCTTCCCCGTGTACTGGATGTTCGCCACGGCCTTCAAGCCGACCGGCGACATCATCTCGGAGGACCCGGTGTGGTTCCCGACCCACATCACGCTGGAGCACTTCAAGACCGCCACGGGCGTCGACCACTTCTGGACGTACGTCTCCAACTCGCTGATCGTCACGGTCTGCGCGGTGGCCCTGTCCCTGACGGTCGCCCTGCTCGGCTCCTTCGCCCTCGCCCGGATGCGGTTCAAGGGGCGCCGGGGCTTCATCATCGGGTTCATGCTGGCCCAGATGGCGCCCTGGGAGGTCATGATCATCGCGATGTACATGATCGTGCGGGACGCCTCCATGCTGAACAGCCTGGTCCCGCTGACCGTCTTCTACATGATGATGATCCTGCCCTTCACGATCCTGACGCTGCGCGGCTTCGTCGCCGCCGTGCCCAAGGAACTGGAGGAGGCGGCGATGGTCGACGGCTGCACGCGCAGCCAGGCCTTCCGCAAGGTGATCCTCCCTCTCCTCGCCCCGGGCCTGATGTCCACCTCGCTCTTCGGCTTCATCACCGCGTGGAACGAGTTCCCGCTGGTCCTGATCCTCAACAAGGAGGCGGAGGCCCAGACCCTGCCCCTGTGGCTGTCCAGCTTCCAGACGGCCTTCGGCAACGACTGGGGCGCGACGATGGCCGCCTCGTCCCTCTTCGCCGTCCCGATCCTGATCCTCTTCGTCTTCTTGCAGCGCAGGGCCGTCAATGGTCTGACGGCCGGCGCGGTGAAGGGATAA
- a CDS encoding carbohydrate ABC transporter permease — MTVQTERPPSGPVDVTKVDQRGPGEQRPASRASALAPYLLLLPACAATVLLLGWPLLKDLLLSFQNLNMGQLIQHVTEWNGIDNYKQALTGEDFWRVTGRSVLFTAVNVVLTMLLGALVGLLLARLGKRMRVTLMIGLVLAWAMPVVAATTVYQWLFAQRFGVVNWVLDKFGWHSMADYSWTSSQLSTFFVVTVLIVWQSIPFVAINLYAATTTIPGELYEAAALDGAGAWKSFTTVTLPFLRPFLYATTFLEVIWIFKAFVQVFTINGGGPDRLTEILPVYAYIEGVGNQHYGMGAAIAVLTILILLVITAYYLRIVLKQEEDEL; from the coding sequence ATGACCGTGCAGACCGAACGGCCGCCCTCCGGTCCGGTGGACGTGACCAAAGTGGACCAGCGAGGGCCCGGTGAGCAGCGACCGGCGTCCCGCGCGAGCGCGCTCGCCCCGTACCTCCTGCTGCTGCCCGCCTGCGCGGCCACCGTGCTGCTGCTCGGCTGGCCGCTGCTGAAGGACCTCCTGCTGTCGTTCCAGAACCTCAACATGGGACAGCTGATCCAGCATGTCACCGAGTGGAACGGCATCGACAACTACAAGCAGGCCCTCACCGGCGAGGACTTCTGGCGTGTCACCGGCCGCTCCGTGCTGTTCACGGCGGTCAACGTCGTTCTGACCATGCTCCTCGGCGCACTGGTCGGCCTGCTCCTCGCCCGCCTCGGCAAGCGGATGCGGGTCACCCTGATGATCGGGCTCGTGCTGGCCTGGGCGATGCCCGTGGTCGCCGCGACCACCGTCTACCAGTGGCTCTTCGCCCAGCGCTTCGGCGTCGTCAACTGGGTCCTGGACAAGTTCGGCTGGCACTCCATGGCCGACTACAGCTGGACCAGCAGCCAGCTGTCGACGTTCTTCGTGGTGACCGTGCTGATCGTCTGGCAGTCGATCCCGTTCGTCGCCATCAACCTGTACGCCGCGACGACCACGATCCCCGGTGAGCTCTACGAGGCCGCGGCCCTGGACGGCGCGGGCGCCTGGAAGAGCTTCACCACGGTGACGCTGCCGTTCCTGCGGCCCTTCCTCTACGCCACGACGTTCCTGGAGGTCATCTGGATCTTCAAGGCGTTCGTGCAGGTCTTCACCATCAACGGCGGCGGCCCCGACCGGCTCACCGAGATCCTGCCCGTCTACGCCTACATCGAGGGCGTCGGCAACCAGCACTACGGCATGGGCGCCGCGATCGCCGTCCTGACCATCCTGATCCTGCTGGTCATCACCGCGTACTACCTGCGGATCGTGCTCAAGCAAGAGGAGGACGAGCTGTGA
- a CDS encoding extracellular solute-binding protein — protein sequence MKRKLITAIGVAAMLVSVAACGGDDGDSGDKAGADGYAGQTLTVWVMDGSSPDQWQKDVQAAFEKKTKAKVKFEIQQWNGIQQKLTTALSEENPPDVFEIGNTQTPAYAKTGGLADLADLKSSIGADWTESLNKSSIYDGKQYAAPWYFANRVVIYNKKVWADAGIKDTPKTRDEFYADLKQIGDKTKAEPIYLPGQNWYHFVGLTIGEGAELVKKDGDKYVSNLDDPKVAAAMETYKKFQALSKAPKDKDEATPQQAEVFAKGNVGAFIGMGWEAGTAVAANKKIESDIGYFTIPGATADKPEGVFLGGSNLAVAAGSKKQALANEFLKIALSDKYEGELAKLNGVIPNKESLQTNLTGNAVAEAAAPAAAGGGTTPLIPEWAAVENAPNPVKTYMTAVLNGKTPAEAAKQVESEFNKRLAQQQ from the coding sequence GTGAAGCGCAAGCTGATTACCGCGATCGGTGTCGCGGCCATGTTGGTCTCCGTCGCGGCGTGTGGGGGCGACGACGGCGACAGTGGTGACAAGGCGGGGGCGGACGGCTACGCCGGCCAGACCCTCACCGTCTGGGTGATGGACGGCTCCTCGCCGGACCAGTGGCAGAAGGACGTGCAGGCCGCCTTCGAGAAGAAGACCAAGGCCAAGGTCAAGTTCGAGATCCAGCAGTGGAACGGCATCCAGCAGAAGCTGACCACCGCCCTGTCGGAGGAGAACCCGCCCGACGTCTTCGAGATCGGCAACACCCAGACCCCGGCCTACGCCAAGACCGGCGGCCTCGCCGACCTCGCCGACCTCAAGTCGTCGATCGGCGCCGACTGGACCGAGTCGCTGAACAAGTCCTCGATCTACGACGGCAAGCAGTACGCGGCGCCCTGGTACTTCGCCAACCGCGTCGTCATCTACAACAAGAAGGTCTGGGCCGACGCCGGCATCAAGGACACCCCGAAGACACGGGACGAGTTCTACGCCGACCTCAAGCAGATCGGCGACAAGACCAAGGCCGAGCCGATCTACCTGCCCGGCCAGAACTGGTACCACTTCGTCGGCCTCACCATCGGTGAGGGCGCCGAGCTGGTGAAGAAGGACGGCGACAAGTACGTCTCCAACCTCGACGACCCGAAGGTCGCCGCCGCCATGGAGACCTACAAGAAGTTCCAGGCCCTGTCCAAGGCCCCCAAGGACAAGGACGAGGCCACCCCGCAGCAGGCGGAGGTCTTCGCCAAGGGCAACGTCGGTGCCTTCATCGGCATGGGCTGGGAGGCCGGCACGGCCGTCGCCGCCAACAAGAAGATCGAGTCGGACATCGGCTACTTCACCATCCCCGGTGCCACGGCCGACAAGCCCGAGGGCGTCTTCCTCGGCGGCTCCAACCTCGCCGTCGCCGCGGGCAGCAAGAAGCAGGCGCTCGCCAACGAGTTCCTGAAGATCGCCCTGTCCGACAAGTACGAGGGCGAGCTGGCCAAGCTCAACGGCGTCATCCCGAACAAGGAGTCGTTGCAGACCAACCTGACGGGCAACGCCGTCGCCGAGGCCGCGGCTCCCGCCGCCGCCGGTGGTGGCACCACGCCGCTGATCCCGGAGTGGGCCGCGGTCGAGAACGCGCCCAACCCGGTCAAGACCTACATGACCGCCGTCCTCAACGGCAAGACGCCGGCCGAGGCCGCCAAGCAGGTCGAGAGCGAGTTCAACAAGCGCCTCGCCCAGCAGCAGTAA
- a CDS encoding GntR family transcriptional regulator: protein MSTEVSSAENEGGATVRTARVPKYYRLKKHLLDMTETQAPGTPVPPERTLAAEFDTSRTTVRQALQELVVEGRLERIQGKGTFVAKPKVSQALQLTSYTEDMRAQGLEPTSQLLDIGYITADDRLAELLDITAGGRVLRIERLRMANGEPMAIETTHLSAKRFPALRRSLVKYTSLYTALAEVYDVHLAEAEETIETSLATPREAGLLGTDVGLPMLMLSRHSIDKDGEPVEWVRSVYRGDRYKFVARLKRPLD, encoded by the coding sequence ATGAGCACCGAGGTCAGCAGCGCGGAGAACGAGGGTGGGGCGACCGTCCGTACCGCGCGCGTGCCCAAGTACTACCGCCTGAAGAAGCACCTGCTCGACATGACCGAGACCCAGGCGCCCGGCACGCCCGTCCCGCCCGAGCGCACGCTCGCGGCCGAGTTCGACACCTCGCGCACCACCGTGCGCCAGGCCCTCCAGGAACTCGTCGTCGAGGGCCGCCTCGAACGCATCCAGGGCAAGGGCACGTTCGTCGCCAAGCCGAAGGTCTCCCAGGCGCTGCAACTCACCTCCTACACCGAGGACATGCGCGCCCAGGGCCTCGAACCCACCTCGCAGCTCCTCGACATCGGCTACATCACCGCCGACGACCGCCTCGCCGAGCTCCTCGACATCACGGCCGGCGGCCGGGTGCTGCGCATCGAGCGCCTGCGCATGGCGAACGGCGAGCCGATGGCCATCGAGACGACCCACCTGAGCGCGAAGCGCTTCCCCGCGCTCCGGCGCAGCCTGGTCAAGTACACCTCTCTCTACACGGCGTTGGCCGAGGTCTACGACGTCCATCTCGCCGAGGCCGAGGAGACCATCGAGACCTCCCTGGCCACCCCGCGCGAGGCCGGCCTGCTCGGCACCGACGTGGGCCTCCCGATGCTGATGCTGTCCCGCCACTCCATCGACAAGGACGGTGAGCCGGTGGAGTGGGTGCGGTCGGTGTACCGGGGGGACCGGTACAAGTTCGTGGCGCGGCTGAAGAGGCCCCTCGACTAG
- a CDS encoding DUF3311 domain-containing protein, giving the protein MSSDSPEARPPVVTPVRVVIALCLFAPFVAMLWVGSYAKVDPTFIGIPFFYWYQMLWVLISTALTMTAYKLWQRDQRARRGGTK; this is encoded by the coding sequence ATGTCATCAGATTCGCCCGAGGCCAGACCACCGGTGGTGACACCCGTCCGCGTGGTCATCGCCCTGTGCCTCTTCGCGCCCTTCGTGGCGATGCTGTGGGTGGGGTCGTACGCGAAGGTCGACCCGACCTTCATCGGCATCCCGTTCTTCTACTGGTACCAGATGCTGTGGGTGCTCATCTCCACCGCGCTGACGATGACCGCGTACAAGCTCTGGCAGCGTGACCAGCGCGCCCGTCGTGGAGGTACCAAGTGA